One window from the genome of Synechococcus sp. PROS-7-1 encodes:
- a CDS encoding 16S rRNA (uracil(1498)-N(3))-methyltransferase, translating to MNLILLNSDDQWIDTQRVLLRDRRAEHIRKVLRSQQGDTLRVGMLGGQRGTGCIQSIDDRSVLMTVQLGDSPPARHRFDLVLALPRPKMLRRILRTVAEFGASHLHLIHTARVDRSYWQSPLLSDAKVDEALRMGMERSSDTIIPQVHRHRLFRPFVEDRLPEICQGRPCWIAHQDANVRLSAVAVQPAVVMIGPEGGFVPFELTLAEQMGAQRVHLGGRILSVDTALTTVLAQAL from the coding sequence ATGAATCTGATCCTGCTCAACAGCGACGACCAGTGGATTGACACGCAGCGCGTCCTCCTCAGGGATCGCCGTGCTGAGCACATCCGCAAGGTTTTGCGCTCCCAGCAAGGGGACACCCTGCGGGTTGGAATGCTGGGAGGCCAGCGGGGCACGGGATGCATCCAATCCATCGATGATCGCTCTGTGCTGATGACTGTGCAGTTGGGCGATTCGCCACCTGCGCGTCACCGGTTTGATCTTGTGCTGGCCTTGCCCAGACCCAAAATGCTCAGGAGAATTCTGCGCACCGTGGCGGAGTTCGGTGCGAGCCATCTTCATCTGATCCACACTGCCAGGGTGGATAGGAGTTACTGGCAGAGCCCTCTGCTTTCAGACGCCAAGGTGGATGAGGCCTTGCGCATGGGAATGGAGCGCTCCAGCGACACAATCATTCCTCAGGTGCACCGCCACCGGCTGTTCCGCCCTTTTGTTGAAGACCGGTTGCCTGAGATCTGCCAGGGCCGGCCTTGCTGGATTGCTCACCAGGACGCCAACGTTCGCTTGTCGGCTGTTGCGGTGCAGCCCGCCGTGGTGATGATCGGGCCAGAGGGTGGTTTTGTGCCCTTCGAGCTGACGCTGGCCGAGCAAATGGGTGCGCAAAGGGTTCACCTCGGCGGTCGAATTCTGAGTGTGGACACTGCGTTGACAACTGTTCTTGCGCAGGCGTTGTGA
- a CDS encoding OsmC family protein — protein MTNITCTYTGDLHCEATHSGSGARLSTDAPLDNEGKGEAFSPTDLLATSLGTCMLTIMGITARSRGWSLEGASASVDKVMSNDGPRRIDTLRVTLQLPEQLDHDQRALLQRVAEQCPVKRSIVPLINAEIHWA, from the coding sequence ATGACCAACATCACCTGCACCTACACCGGTGATCTCCATTGCGAGGCCACTCATTCGGGATCTGGAGCCAGGCTGAGCACCGACGCGCCCCTGGATAACGAAGGCAAGGGAGAAGCGTTCTCCCCCACTGATCTCCTGGCCACTTCGTTAGGCACCTGCATGCTCACAATCATGGGAATCACCGCCCGCAGCCGGGGCTGGTCGCTTGAGGGAGCAAGCGCCAGTGTGGACAAAGTGATGAGCAACGACGGGCCAAGACGCATCGACACCCTGCGCGTCACCCTTCAACTCCCAGAGCAACTCGATCACGACCAGCGTGCACTGCTACAACGGGTCGCCGAACAGTGCCCTGTGAAACGCAGCATCGTTCCTTTGATCAACGCCGAAATCCACTGGGCCTGA
- a CDS encoding cation transporter: MPAKSQEKFEQKALQYGIIANAFMAGYGLWASVASNSSVVLFDSLYSTVMLCSILVGKSISRNASRPRDRSYPYGYGGQEAVYVMFRCLVLAGVLGFGIFNAVYTIWSYIDGDVPPALELGQILPYTIIMTIICGLLWMNYRSNWIKLGRQSLILRNEMQNVVADGAYTVVTGIALLASPLLQITPLAVISPIFDSILLIICSVVIGKDAIQGFIFNLWQVSGGTSDLANDKSLEQQVEGICSNHAMALQNLLITQLGRSVLIVAYCNAEHAIQPSQIDNTRHAINQALQSELQNPNVASEVILTSEPVFVSST; encoded by the coding sequence ATGCCAGCCAAAAGCCAGGAGAAGTTTGAGCAAAAGGCCCTTCAATACGGAATTATTGCCAATGCCTTTATGGCTGGTTATGGCCTCTGGGCAAGCGTAGCCTCCAATTCATCGGTTGTTCTATTTGATTCTCTTTATTCGACAGTGATGCTTTGTTCCATCCTGGTCGGAAAGAGCATCAGTCGTAATGCCAGTCGACCTCGAGACCGCAGCTATCCCTATGGATACGGAGGCCAGGAGGCTGTGTATGTGATGTTCCGATGCCTGGTGCTAGCGGGCGTCCTTGGCTTTGGAATCTTCAACGCTGTGTACACGATATGGAGTTATATCGACGGCGATGTTCCCCCTGCTCTTGAACTGGGACAGATTCTCCCTTACACCATCATCATGACCATCATCTGTGGTCTTCTTTGGATGAACTACAGGTCAAACTGGATCAAGCTTGGCCGCCAATCACTCATCCTCAGAAATGAGATGCAGAATGTCGTGGCCGATGGTGCCTACACTGTGGTGACGGGTATCGCGCTCCTGGCAAGCCCACTCCTGCAGATCACGCCTCTCGCCGTGATATCTCCGATTTTCGACTCGATTCTCCTGATCATCTGCAGTGTTGTGATCGGGAAAGATGCCATCCAGGGTTTTATTTTCAATCTTTGGCAGGTCAGCGGCGGCACAAGTGATCTCGCTAACGACAAGAGCCTCGAACAGCAAGTTGAGGGCATCTGCTCGAATCACGCGATGGCCCTCCAGAATCTCCTGATCACACAACTTGGCCGTTCAGTTTTAATCGTTGCGTATTGCAATGCAGAACATGCCATACAACCATCTCAAATTGACAACACACGTCATGCAATCAACCAGGCTCTGCAATCAGAGCTGCAAAATCCCAATGTTGCTTCTGAAGTCATTCTCACCTCCGAACCCGTCTTTGTGAGTTCAACATGA
- a CDS encoding aromatic ring-hydroxylating dioxygenase subunit alpha: MPSSESWNREGLPGWSYRSERILELEKERVFLTHWHVVGHANDIPEPGDWLSFDLLGERALVIRGKDGTIRAFQNTCRHRGSRLVEGDKGHCRGALLCPFHAWVYTLEGQLKTPSQPDKFPALDPSEWSLQALDLEEWRGFLFLRFEPGPQGSVASLMARHEKELEIYPLETLQPASGFYTSPIQEVNWKAMVDVDNECYHCPSAHPGLTDLYGKGYEEGPWLDGTHRIRGPFNQTPSRQELNQRYRALVEQHPSPFSALPQAWLYIGLFPSSVLVFYPESAGFYRSIPLSTTQSIMNGADYSYANESESMKQARDIATDINDIVLKEDKHICALHYQATASKYWHQGYFGDSEKALREHHDKLRSLIPELEGNRI, encoded by the coding sequence ATGCCTTCAAGCGAATCCTGGAACAGAGAGGGGCTCCCTGGATGGTCTTATCGAAGCGAGCGAATCCTTGAACTAGAAAAAGAGCGTGTGTTTCTGACCCATTGGCATGTTGTCGGGCATGCCAATGACATACCCGAACCAGGGGATTGGCTCAGCTTCGATCTCCTCGGGGAAAGAGCACTGGTCATTCGTGGCAAGGATGGAACCATCCGCGCTTTTCAAAACACCTGCCGCCATCGAGGATCACGCCTCGTTGAGGGAGACAAAGGGCATTGTCGTGGTGCCTTGCTCTGCCCCTTTCATGCCTGGGTTTACACGCTCGAGGGACAACTGAAAACCCCTTCGCAGCCCGACAAGTTTCCAGCCCTGGATCCAAGCGAGTGGAGCTTGCAGGCGCTGGATCTTGAAGAATGGAGAGGATTCCTGTTTCTTCGGTTCGAACCGGGCCCCCAGGGATCCGTGGCCTCCCTGATGGCACGGCATGAAAAGGAACTGGAGATCTACCCCCTGGAAACTCTGCAACCTGCGAGCGGCTTTTACACCAGTCCGATTCAGGAGGTGAACTGGAAAGCCATGGTCGATGTCGACAACGAGTGTTACCACTGCCCCTCGGCACACCCAGGACTGACTGATCTCTATGGCAAGGGATACGAAGAAGGGCCCTGGCTCGATGGCACCCACCGAATTCGGGGCCCTTTCAACCAGACACCGTCGCGTCAGGAACTCAACCAGCGCTATCGAGCGCTCGTGGAACAGCACCCTTCACCATTCAGTGCTCTACCCCAGGCCTGGCTGTACATCGGCCTGTTTCCAAGCTCAGTGTTGGTGTTCTACCCGGAATCCGCGGGCTTTTACCGCTCGATCCCTCTCAGCACCACCCAGTCCATCATGAACGGAGCCGATTACAGCTACGCCAATGAAAGCGAAAGCATGAAACAAGCAAGGGACATTGCCACCGACATCAACGACATCGTGCTGAAAGAAGACAAACACATCTGCGCACTTCATTATCAGGCCACAGCATCAAAATATTGGCATCAAGGCTACTTCGGCGATTCAGAAAAAGCCCTTCGCGAACACCACGACAAACTGAGAAGCCTGATTCCCGAACTAGAAGGCAATCGCATCTGA
- a CDS encoding isoprenylcysteine carboxylmethyltransferase family protein gives MVSQLTAINIAKMITIAIVIGLIAIVGISDQRQILYACMHISYCVWWLVEQRIYPERRTFLFQEKVGPVGLISAILIIGVFYSLPAFLAFFNPNPLTIAATATAIPLFYFGSLINTSADVQKMTAKTLGRDLVSDGIWSKIRHVNYSGDLMRYLSFAVVAGSAWAFLVPLAIAALYLQRIGEKETSMGAKYPDFAAYRQRTTRLIPWVW, from the coding sequence ATGGTCAGCCAGCTCACGGCAATCAACATTGCCAAGATGATCACCATCGCGATTGTGATTGGCTTGATTGCAATCGTGGGCATTTCAGACCAGCGACAGATTCTTTATGCCTGCATGCACATCAGCTACTGCGTGTGGTGGCTCGTTGAACAACGGATCTATCCGGAACGAAGAACGTTTTTATTCCAGGAAAAGGTTGGCCCTGTAGGACTGATCAGCGCCATCTTGATCATCGGTGTGTTTTATTCACTTCCGGCCTTTCTTGCTTTTTTCAACCCAAATCCACTCACCATTGCTGCCACAGCAACGGCGATCCCACTGTTTTACTTCGGCAGCTTGATCAACACGTCTGCCGACGTCCAGAAAATGACGGCGAAAACATTGGGCCGCGATCTGGTGAGTGATGGAATCTGGAGCAAGATCCGCCACGTGAACTACAGCGGAGATCTGATGCGCTATCTCAGTTTCGCTGTAGTTGCAGGTTCGGCCTGGGCCTTTCTTGTCCCCCTGGCGATCGCAGCTCTCTACCTCCAACGCATTGGAGAGAAAGAGACGTCGATGGGCGCAAAATATCCCGATTTCGCGGCCTATCGTCAGCGCACAACCCGATTAATTCCCTGGGTTTGGTGA
- a CDS encoding DUF2973 domain-containing protein produces the protein MAGSLFPLVYAACLLFLLLQAFKMMRPGKAVMARAMQRNDRTGLVTTHPELLNEQGELTKDDLLVVRFPDQGSLESSTN, from the coding sequence ATGGCTGGTTCTTTGTTTCCCCTGGTTTACGCAGCTTGCCTGCTTTTTCTGCTTCTCCAGGCTTTCAAAATGATGCGTCCGGGCAAAGCTGTCATGGCTCGCGCCATGCAACGCAATGATCGCACCGGGCTGGTCACAACTCACCCTGAGTTGCTCAACGAACAAGGCGAACTCACCAAAGACGATCTGCTTGTTGTGCGTTTTCCCGATCAGGGTTCATTGGAAAGCTCCACGAATTAA
- a CDS encoding class I SAM-dependent methyltransferase codes for MRWGQALNQRDRQPEVMDQPGLDPAEHARALRGLRRINAISRSSSGLLRSLQELHASVSKPISVLELACGGGDIAIDLDRMARRSGLALEIRACDLNPEAIRLARGNAQRRGGQVEFSVADALAEPAQDQVDVVYCTLFAHHLDDDAVVTLFRVMAARAKHLVIVDDLIRSRLGYALAWGGTRLLSRSWVVHTDGPLSVRAAFTPQELERLAERAGLFGATLQRFWPQRQRLIWSPPL; via the coding sequence ATGCGCTGGGGTCAGGCACTGAATCAACGCGACCGTCAGCCCGAAGTGATGGATCAGCCAGGGCTGGATCCCGCAGAGCATGCCCGTGCCCTTCGCGGTCTGCGCCGGATCAACGCGATCAGCCGCAGTTCTTCCGGATTGCTGCGTTCGCTGCAGGAGCTGCATGCATCGGTTTCAAAACCGATCAGCGTTCTGGAGCTGGCCTGCGGCGGCGGTGACATTGCTATTGATCTCGATCGGATGGCCAGGCGTTCAGGATTGGCGCTGGAGATCCGTGCCTGTGATCTCAATCCCGAAGCGATCCGTCTGGCCCGCGGCAATGCCCAACGCAGGGGCGGACAGGTGGAGTTCAGCGTGGCCGATGCCCTCGCGGAGCCCGCTCAGGATCAAGTGGATGTTGTGTATTGCACGCTGTTCGCCCACCATCTCGACGATGACGCTGTGGTGACACTGTTTCGGGTGATGGCAGCGCGCGCCAAGCATCTGGTGATCGTTGACGATCTAATCCGCAGTCGACTCGGTTATGCCCTGGCCTGGGGGGGGACGCGCTTGCTCAGCCGTTCATGGGTGGTGCATACCGATGGCCCGTTGTCGGTGCGAGCAGCATTCACTCCCCAGGAACTTGAAAGGCTGGCCGAGCGTGCGGGACTCTTCGGGGCAACGCTTCAGCGCTTCTGGCCTCAGCGCCAAAGGCTGATCTGGAGTCCACCGTTGTGA
- a CDS encoding NAD(P)/FAD-dependent oxidoreductase, which yields MGPIWDVVVIGGGVAGGIAALDCARRGLKVLVVEKRAFPRWKVCGCCFNAQAQGVLEAVGQGDLMARCGAQPLQQLRIGFHGQAAALSLPGGWVLSRERFDQALLEAAAAAGATIRFQTRGQLGPACSATRSVRLKSAAGGPQEEVKARVVLVAAGLVNHCSPEHSSVETVATSRVGAGCVLPSMAHGYANNVIHMALGNGGYVGLVQREDGALNLAAAFDRSCVAAAGGPAGAARSVLLSAGFDLPADLMAGQWQLTPALTRRPLAVAGSRCLLIGDAAGYVEPFTGEGMAWALTAGAAAAPFVVAGLADWSPGLEHRWLQTLESLVVRRQRVCRALATVLQRPMLTSSLFSLCRVWPALPERIVRRVNRVQVPPAEIG from the coding sequence ATCGGCCCGATCTGGGATGTGGTGGTGATCGGCGGCGGTGTCGCTGGAGGGATCGCTGCTCTCGACTGCGCCCGAAGGGGACTGAAGGTGCTCGTGGTGGAAAAGCGCGCCTTTCCCCGTTGGAAGGTGTGCGGATGTTGTTTCAACGCGCAGGCCCAAGGGGTGCTGGAGGCGGTTGGTCAGGGAGATCTGATGGCGCGTTGCGGTGCCCAGCCGCTGCAGCAGTTGCGTATTGGCTTCCACGGCCAGGCTGCGGCTCTTTCCCTGCCCGGTGGGTGGGTGCTCTCCCGGGAACGTTTTGATCAGGCCCTGCTGGAGGCAGCCGCTGCTGCTGGTGCCACGATTCGCTTTCAGACGCGGGGACAGCTGGGTCCGGCGTGTTCCGCGACGCGGAGTGTGCGGCTCAAATCAGCTGCTGGAGGGCCACAGGAGGAGGTGAAAGCGAGGGTTGTGCTCGTGGCGGCCGGTCTGGTGAACCACTGCAGCCCCGAGCACTCCAGCGTTGAAACCGTCGCCACATCCCGGGTGGGGGCTGGCTGTGTGCTGCCGTCCATGGCCCATGGTTACGCCAACAACGTGATCCATATGGCCCTGGGAAACGGGGGATATGTGGGATTAGTGCAACGGGAGGATGGAGCATTGAACCTGGCGGCGGCTTTCGATCGCTCCTGCGTCGCGGCTGCAGGAGGTCCCGCTGGAGCCGCAAGATCCGTTCTCCTGTCCGCGGGATTTGACCTGCCTGCCGATCTCATGGCCGGGCAGTGGCAGTTGACGCCAGCCTTGACCCGCCGCCCTCTAGCGGTTGCCGGCAGCCGCTGTCTACTGATCGGTGACGCCGCCGGTTACGTGGAACCATTCACCGGCGAGGGGATGGCCTGGGCACTCACTGCTGGGGCTGCTGCCGCTCCATTTGTCGTTGCGGGGCTGGCTGACTGGAGCCCAGGCCTGGAGCATCGCTGGCTTCAGACCCTGGAGTCCCTGGTTGTGCGGCGTCAGAGGGTTTGCAGGGCTCTGGCCACAGTGCTGCAGCGCCCGATGCTCACCTCAAGCCTGTTCAGCCTCTGCAGGGTCTGGCCGGCACTCCCGGAGCGAATCGTGCGCCGCGTGAACCGCGTGCAGGTGCCCCCAGCGGAGATCGGTTGA
- a CDS encoding type III polyketide synthase encodes MALTLHGIGTAVPHGSITRDEAVALAEHVSGGDSRQTALLQRIHQRSGVRRRGSVLIADHGDDDSFLERVPFYGSTSPSTEERMDVFQRHAAALALKASSAALSESGVAVEAITHLITVCCTGFEAPGVDLALIERLGLRADVARTHVGFMGCHAALNGLRVARAFAEADADAVVLICCVELCSLHLQYGGDPEQVVANALFADGAAAVVASAQRSTSLPALVLETNGSTVIPRSAGLMHWRITDHGFSMGLSPQVPQTVAQALRPWLDDWLGAWDLSPASITSWAMHPGGPRILTACGEVLELSPEQLQTSRAVLHDHGNMSSATVLFILQRLRHSANPGPCLALAFGPGLCAEAALFRLIHG; translated from the coding sequence ATGGCCCTCACACTGCATGGCATCGGCACGGCCGTTCCCCACGGTTCCATCACCCGCGATGAGGCGGTTGCCTTGGCCGAGCATGTCAGTGGTGGCGACAGCCGGCAGACAGCGCTGCTGCAACGCATCCATCAGCGCAGCGGCGTGCGTCGCCGCGGCAGTGTGTTGATCGCTGATCACGGTGACGACGACTCGTTTCTGGAGCGGGTGCCCTTCTACGGCAGCACCAGCCCCTCCACAGAGGAGCGCATGGATGTGTTTCAGCGCCATGCCGCTGCGCTGGCGCTGAAAGCCAGCTCAGCAGCCCTTTCTGAGTCTGGGGTCGCGGTTGAGGCGATCACCCATCTGATCACGGTCTGCTGCACTGGCTTCGAGGCTCCGGGGGTGGACCTTGCTCTGATCGAACGGCTTGGGTTGCGTGCCGATGTTGCGCGAACTCACGTGGGCTTCATGGGCTGCCATGCAGCGCTCAATGGCCTGCGGGTGGCTCGGGCGTTTGCTGAAGCCGATGCCGACGCCGTGGTTCTGATCTGCTGCGTGGAGCTTTGCAGCCTGCATCTGCAGTACGGCGGTGATCCCGAACAGGTGGTGGCCAATGCCCTATTCGCCGATGGTGCCGCTGCCGTGGTGGCCTCGGCGCAACGTTCCACATCGCTGCCGGCTCTTGTGCTGGAGACCAATGGGTCCACCGTGATCCCCAGATCTGCTGGCTTGATGCACTGGAGAATCACTGATCACGGCTTTTCCATGGGCCTGTCGCCGCAGGTGCCGCAGACCGTGGCGCAGGCCTTGCGCCCCTGGTTGGATGATTGGTTGGGCGCTTGGGATCTCTCTCCCGCGTCCATCACCAGCTGGGCAATGCATCCCGGCGGGCCAAGGATTCTCACGGCTTGCGGTGAGGTGCTGGAACTGAGCCCTGAGCAACTGCAAACGTCACGGGCCGTGCTGCACGACCACGGAAATATGTCTAGCGCCACGGTGCTGTTCATCCTGCAGCGGTTGCGCCACTCAGCGAACCCTGGCCCCTGCCTGGCCCTGGCCTTTGGCCCCGGCCTCTGCGCCGAAGCGGCCTTGTTCCGGCTCATCCATGGCTGA
- a CDS encoding cytochrome P450, giving the protein MAAKTLPSTGAVTGIKETLDFFGDPQFAQKRFTAHGDVFETRLLNQRLVFIRGEQTIADLFAQEDVLEGWWPESVRQLLGNRSLANRSGDGHKARRRVVGQLFSAAALSRYTPSIAVLVEELAEDLIQAKAPVQLVPCMRRFAFAVIATTVLGLDTSDRQALFADFEIWTRALFSIPVAIPGTPFAKALEAKKRLLGRLKQVVAQTSATRGGLDLLSGGLDEAGIPLTDDDLVEQLLLLLFAGYETTASSLSCLMRALLLNPDVEQWLLPELLDQPWPNLTTRSCPRLDATVLEVMRLTPPVGGFFRRTKQTVELGGVAVPPDRVIQVALAADLGDGSSDLAEIRPQRHLDGSFNQTLLPFGGGGRVCLGKALAELEIRLMAIGLLQRVRLELAPDQDLTLQQIPSPSPRGGLLVTASARDKS; this is encoded by the coding sequence ATGGCCGCCAAGACCCTCCCGAGCACGGGTGCCGTGACCGGCATCAAGGAAACCCTCGACTTCTTCGGCGACCCCCAATTCGCGCAGAAGCGCTTCACGGCCCATGGCGACGTGTTTGAAACGCGGCTGCTCAACCAGCGCCTCGTGTTCATTCGCGGGGAACAGACCATTGCTGATCTATTCGCTCAGGAGGACGTCCTCGAGGGTTGGTGGCCAGAGAGCGTTCGCCAACTTCTCGGCAACCGCTCCTTGGCCAATCGCAGCGGGGACGGTCATAAAGCGCGCCGTCGCGTGGTCGGCCAGCTGTTTTCCGCAGCAGCTCTGAGCCGCTACACCCCCTCGATCGCCGTACTGGTGGAGGAGCTGGCAGAGGATCTAATCCAAGCCAAGGCACCGGTTCAGCTCGTGCCCTGCATGCGGCGCTTCGCCTTTGCCGTGATCGCCACCACCGTGCTGGGCCTGGATACCAGCGACCGGCAGGCCCTGTTCGCCGACTTCGAAATCTGGACCCGGGCCCTGTTCTCGATTCCCGTCGCCATTCCTGGCACTCCCTTCGCCAAGGCCTTGGAGGCCAAGAAGCGCCTGCTGGGTCGCCTGAAACAGGTTGTGGCCCAGACATCAGCAACGCGGGGAGGCCTGGACCTGCTCAGCGGTGGCCTGGATGAAGCAGGGATTCCACTCACCGATGACGATCTGGTGGAACAACTGCTCCTGCTGCTGTTCGCCGGTTACGAAACAACCGCGTCGTCGTTGAGCTGTCTGATGCGCGCCCTGTTGCTTAACCCCGATGTGGAGCAGTGGTTGTTGCCGGAACTGCTGGATCAGCCCTGGCCCAACCTGACGACCCGTAGCTGCCCGCGCCTGGACGCCACCGTGCTGGAAGTGATGCGCCTGACGCCGCCAGTGGGTGGGTTCTTCCGCAGAACCAAGCAAACCGTTGAATTAGGTGGTGTGGCGGTCCCACCAGATCGGGTGATTCAGGTGGCGCTTGCAGCCGACCTTGGCGATGGATCCAGCGACCTGGCAGAGATCAGGCCGCAACGGCACCTGGATGGATCGTTCAACCAAACCCTGTTGCCCTTCGGCGGCGGCGGCCGCGTTTGCCTGGGCAAGGCGTTGGCTGAGCTGGAGATCCGTCTGATGGCCATTGGGCTTCTGCAGCGCGTGCGGCTGGAGTTGGCACCGGATCAAGACTTGACGCTTCAGCAGATCCCCAGTCCCTCACCCCGGGGAGGGTTGCTGGTGACAGCATCCGCCCGCGACAAGTCGTGA
- a CDS encoding DUF3721 domain-containing protein — MKRAALLFSSILVMSAGSAFANPHGDQPKQAMFKTQQEAEAAAPEFGCKGAHQMGSMWMVCSKHGEAEQHGHH; from the coding sequence ATGAAGCGCGCAGCTCTGTTGTTCAGTTCCATCTTGGTGATGTCCGCAGGTTCAGCCTTCGCCAACCCCCACGGTGATCAGCCGAAGCAGGCGATGTTCAAGACCCAGCAGGAGGCAGAAGCAGCAGCGCCAGAGTTCGGCTGCAAGGGGGCACACCAAATGGGATCCATGTGGATGGTGTGCTCCAAACACGGGGAAGCGGAGCAGCATGGACATCACTGA
- a CDS encoding c-type cytochrome, producing MRHFLSLALAALIALIAPSMVSAADSAHGEQIFSANCAACHMGGGNVVNGQRTLQQDDLKAYLANYNEGHEEAIAYQVTNGKNGMPAFGGKLGPDDIADVAAYVESQSINGWA from the coding sequence ATGCGTCACTTTCTGTCTCTCGCGCTGGCGGCTTTGATCGCTCTTATTGCCCCATCCATGGTGTCCGCTGCTGATTCAGCGCATGGCGAGCAGATCTTCTCTGCCAACTGCGCTGCATGTCATATGGGTGGAGGCAACGTTGTTAACGGTCAACGCACGCTCCAACAGGACGATCTCAAGGCTTACCTGGCTAACTACAACGAAGGCCATGAAGAAGCAATCGCTTACCAGGTGACCAATGGCAAAAACGGCATGCCTGCGTTTGGCGGGAAGCTTGGTCCAGACGACATCGCTGATGTTGCCGCCTATGTTGAATCGCAATCGATCAACGGCTGGGCCTGA
- a CDS encoding DUF1214 domain-containing protein encodes MISPKAKQGILTANATTPYAVAFADLSRTGPLVFDIPKGMSAGVVNDIWQRGIHDFGMSGPDRGNGAKLLILAPEMAIPNGLDANEYTVIRNGSNIVFLGIRALMPDPAEADQLLSSFRIFPYAKRANPTLHPIIDVDESTEWGQWQPHGMAYWQALKKIMDREVFEDRDRFFLSMLASLGLEKGQPFQPTAAQAEVLKEAAVIGEAMLKSITFDKPFSNNAPYKGTNWDQLMVVTVDDRDGDMDQLYRRAAFTWEAVSRGKAYYIEQAGIGQQYRTAYKDGKGNFFEGDKHYKLTMPPNAPAEVFWSIVVYDVNTRTLILNDEGRAALSSRTGLIQNEDGSVTVHFSPELPAGVEKANWIQTNPDESWFSYLRFYGPTQAYFDQTYPLQDIMPVN; translated from the coding sequence ATGATCTCTCCTAAGGCGAAGCAGGGAATTCTGACGGCAAATGCCACCACTCCCTATGCAGTTGCCTTTGCTGATCTTTCAAGAACAGGGCCATTGGTTTTTGACATTCCTAAAGGAATGTCAGCAGGAGTTGTCAATGACATCTGGCAGCGTGGCATTCATGATTTTGGGATGTCTGGTCCGGATCGAGGCAATGGCGCGAAGCTGCTCATCCTTGCGCCTGAGATGGCGATTCCAAATGGTTTGGATGCCAATGAGTACACCGTGATCCGTAACGGCTCGAACATTGTGTTTCTCGGGATCAGGGCTTTGATGCCTGATCCTGCTGAGGCGGATCAGCTGTTATCAAGTTTCCGCATCTTCCCTTACGCAAAACGGGCCAATCCCACCCTGCATCCGATCATTGATGTGGACGAAAGCACGGAGTGGGGGCAATGGCAGCCCCATGGGATGGCCTACTGGCAGGCATTGAAGAAGATCATGGATCGCGAAGTTTTTGAAGATCGCGATCGTTTTTTTCTGAGCATGCTCGCTTCGCTTGGTTTGGAGAAGGGTCAACCTTTTCAGCCCACGGCGGCTCAAGCTGAAGTCTTGAAAGAAGCTGCCGTGATCGGTGAGGCGATGCTCAAATCGATCACCTTTGATAAGCCTTTCTCGAACAACGCTCCCTACAAGGGCACGAACTGGGATCAGCTGATGGTGGTCACGGTGGACGATCGAGACGGTGATATGGACCAGCTGTATCGCAGGGCTGCCTTTACCTGGGAGGCTGTTTCAAGGGGTAAGGCTTATTACATCGAGCAGGCAGGCATCGGACAGCAATACCGTACGGCTTACAAGGATGGTAAGGGCAACTTTTTCGAGGGCGACAAGCACTACAAGCTGACGATGCCCCCCAATGCGCCGGCTGAGGTGTTCTGGTCGATTGTGGTTTATGACGTCAATACGCGCACGCTGATTCTCAACGATGAAGGAAGGGCTGCATTGAGCTCGCGAACCGGTCTGATTCAGAACGAGGATGGTTCAGTGACGGTGCACTTTAGCCCTGAATTACCGGCTGGCGTTGAAAAAGCCAATTGGATCCAGACCAATCCTGATGAGAGCTGGTTCTCCTACCTGCGCTTTTATGGACCGACTCAGGCCTATTTCGATCAGACCTATCCCTTGCAGGACATCATGCCTGTGAACTAA